Proteins from a genomic interval of Salvelinus alpinus chromosome 7, SLU_Salpinus.1, whole genome shotgun sequence:
- the LOC139581424 gene encoding platelet-derived growth factor receptor beta-like isoform X1 has translation MRTVRVFPIHLTALITAILHFCPEYRCVEISPSNSEVVMTPGDSMIFTCSSWGTVGWRFKRNDDIPYFGVENQNTTSVLILDNVTWRHTGVYVCAEAWTEESREVAVFVPDPEVWFIESSHGMVTKTSEEGTIPCVVTNPQINVTLYETDSDMHLKGVYIPSEGYRAALEDRTYVCRGELNGEEKESQAFYVLSIVVPETIDAYINASKTVLKQGEPLTVNCTVHGVELVFFSWDYPNRDVDFIEPLTDILSSQSMRSCLTVSKATLANTGQYVCHVHESVQDQRATANINITVLERGFVELRSVQERNVSAQLHQNVELRVEIESYPAPRVRWTKDNATVNGDNTVITRQEHETRYVSMLTLVRIRTEQKGLYTVLVANGDDTKEVTFDLEVKVPPQITDLSDHHLPGKRHAVICVAEGVPSPSIQFFSCDSMLKCSNRSTVWQPLVSDPETLSIQTNTSFNESRKVGQVRSQVTFHKPQQVTVRCEASNEGGVRKRDVKLVSSTLFSQVAVLAAVLPLVVILITSIIILIAVWRKKPRYEIRWKVIESVSLDGHEYIYVDPIHLPYDLAWEMARDSLVLGRTLGSGAFGRVVEATAYGLGHSQSSTKVAVKMLKSTARRSETQALMSELKIMSHLGPHLNIVNLLGACTKQGPLYLVTEYCRYGDLVDYLHRNKHTFLQYYAEKNQEDSGCRVSGGSTPLSQRKGYVSFGSEFDGGYMDMSKDEPTVYVPMQELKDTIKYTDIQPSPYESPYQHHLYQEQDQTTVDSALVISDCPTLSYSDLIGFSYQVAKGMEFLASKNCVHRDLAARNVLICEGKLVKICDFGLARDIMHDSNYVSKGSTFLPLKWMAPESIFHNLYTTLSDVWSYGILLWEIFTLGGAPYPDLPMNELFYSALKRGYRMAKPNHATDEVYEVMQKCWDEKYERRPEFSFLVHTMGNMLTDSYKKRYCQVNDEFFKRDHPAVVRTKPRLSSHFPTPALTPSTAPATPQDTNPYTLTGDFRPEADGEEASYNDYIIPIPDPKPEEEVCSEADDIPMKSLASSRALEDSEADSISQETVEADTIPEEKYLHANQALIPLESSGTPEAEDSFL, from the exons ATGAGGACTGTCAGAGTGTTCCCTATCCATCTGACAGCCCTAATAACAG CTATTTTGCACTTCTGCCCTGAGTACCGTTGCGTGGAGATCTCCCCTAGCAACAGCGAGGTCGTCATGACACCGGGCGACTCCATGATCTTCACCTGTTCCAGCTGGGGGACAGTCGGATGGAGGTTCAAGCGGAATGACGACATTCCCTATTTTGGAGTGGAGAACCAGAACACAACCAGTGTTCTCATTCTGGACAACGTGACGTGGAGACACACAGGAGTGTACGTCTGTGCTGAGGCTTGGACGGAGGAGTCTAGAGAGGTGGCAGTCTTCGTGCCGG ACCCTGAAGTGTGGTTCATTGAGAGCTCCCACGGCATGGTGACCAAGACCAGCGAGGAGGGGACCATCCCCTGTGTGGTCACCAACCCCCAGATCAACGTCACCCTCTACGAGACGGACAGTGACATGCACCTAAAGGGGGTCTACATCCCCAGTGAGGGCTACAGGGCAGCCCTGGAGGACAGGACCTATGTGTGTCGTGGGGAGCTGAACGGGGAGGAGAAAGAGTCCCAGGCCTTCTACGTCTTAAGTATTGTTG TCCCGGAGACAATCGACGCCTACATCAATGCGTCTAAGACGGTGCTGAAGCAGGGCGAGCCTCTGACAGTGAACTGCACGGTGCACGGAGTGGAGCTGGTCTTCTTCTCCTGGGACTACCCCAACAGAGAC GTGGACTTCATCGAGCCATTGACCGACATCCTGTCGTCCCAGAGCATGCGCTCCTGCCTCACCGTCTCTAAGGCGACGCTGGCCAACACGGGGCAGTACGTGTGTCACGTTCACGAGAGTGTCCAGGACCAGAGGGCCACCGCCAACATCAACATCACCGTCCTCG AGCGAGGCTTCGTGGAGCTGAGGTCTGTCCAGGAGCGTAACGTCTCGGCCCAGCTGCACCAGAACGTAGAGCTGAGGGTTGAGATCGAGTCCTACCCCGCTCCACGTGTTCGCTGGACCAAAGACAACGCCACCGTCAACGGAGACAACACCGTCATCACCAGGCAGGAGCACGAGACCAG GTACGTCAGCATGTTGACCTTGGTGAGGATCAGGACGGAACAGAAGGGACTTTACACTGTTCTCGTCGCCAACGGAGACGACACCAAGGAAGTGACATTTGATCTGGAGGTCAAAG TTCCCCCTCAGATAACAGACCTGTCGGACCACCACCTCCCAGGGAAGAGGCATGCAGTGATCTGTGTGGCCGAGGGGGTCCCCTCCCCCTCCATACAGTTTTTCAGCTGTGACAGCATGCTCAA GTGCAGTAACCGGAGCACAGTGTGGCAGCCCCTGGTGTCAGACCCTGAGACCCTGAGTATCCAGACCAACACCAGTTTCAATGAGAGCCGTAAGGTGGGCCAGGTCCGCAGCCAGGTCACCTTCCACAAGCCCCAGCAGGTGACCGTCCGCTGTGAGGCCAGCAACGAGGGAGGAGTCCGGAAGAGAGACGTCAAACTGGTGTCCAGCA CTCTGTTCTCCCAGGTGGCAGTGTTGGCTGCGGTTCTACCCCTGGTGGTCATCCTCATCACCTCTATCATCATCCTCATCGCTGTGTGGAGGAAG AAGCCTCGCTATGAGATTAGATGGAAGGTGATAGAGTCGGTGAGTCTGGATGGCCATGAGTACATCTACGTCGACCCCATCCACCTGCCCTACGACCTGGCCTGGGAGATGGCCCGAGATAGCCTGGTGCTGG GTCGTACTCTTGGGTCCGGGGCGTTTGGCAGGGTGGTCGAGGCGACTGCCTACGGTCTCGGTCATTCCCAGTCCAGCACGAAAGTGGCGGTGAAAATGCTCAAAT CCACAGCCAGGAGGAGTGAGACCCAGGCTCTGATGTCAGAGCTGAAGATCATGAGCCACCTGGGGCCTCACCTCAACATCGTCAACCTGCTGGGAGCCTGCACCAAACAGG GTCCTCTCTACCTGGTGACAGAGTACTGTCGCTATGGAGACCTGGTGGACTACTTACACAGGAACAAGCACACATTCCTGCAGTACTACGCTGAGAAGAACCAGGAGGACTCTGGTTGCCGCGTCTCTGGAGGGAGCACCCCTCTCAGCCAGAGGAAAGG CTACGTGTCGTTTGGCAGTGAGTTTGACGGTGGCTACATGGACATGAGTAAGGACGAGCCCACGGTGTACGTCCCCATGCAGGAGCTTAAAGACACCATCAAATACACTGACATCCAACCTTCTCCCTATGAGTCGCCCTACCAGCACCACCTTTACCAGGAACAAG ACCAGACCACAGTGGACAGTGCCCTGGTCATCAGTGACTGCCCTACCCTCAGCTATTCTGACCTCATTGGCTTCAGCTACCAGGTGGCCAAGGGCATGGAGTTCCTCGCCTCCAAGAAC TGTGTCCATCGTGACCTGGCCGCCAGGAACGTGTTGATCTGTGAGGGGAAGCTGGTGAAGATCTGTGACTTTGGTCTGGCCAGAGACATCATGCATGACTCCAACTACGTCTCCAAAGGCAGC acGTTCCTTCCTCTTAAGTGGATGGCCCCAGAGAgtattttccataacctgtacaCCACCCTGAGTGATGTGTGGTCCTATGGCATCCTGCTCTGGGAGATCTTCACCCTGG GAGGAGCCCCCTACCCTGATCTGCCCATGAATGAGCTGTTCTACAGTGCCTTAAAGAGAGGATATCGCATGGCCAAACCTAACCACGCCACTGATGAAGT TTATGAAGTCATGCAGAAGTGCTGGGATGAGAAGTACGAGAGGAGGCCAGAGTTCTCTTTTCTGGTGCACACAATGGGGAACATGCTCACAGACAGCTATAAAAAG AGATACTGCCAGGTCAACGATGAGTTCTTCAAGCGTGACCACCCAGCCGTGGTCCGCACCAAACCCAGGCTCTCCTCTCACTTCCccaccccagccctaaccccctcCACCGCCCCTGCCACCCCCCAGGACACCAACCCCTACACCCTCACTGGGGACTTCAGACCGGAGGCAGATGGTGAGGAAGCTTCCTACAACGACTACATCATACCCATCCCGGACCCCAAGCCTGAGGAGGAAGTCTGCTCCGAGGCTGACGACATTCCAATGAAAAGCCTCGCAAG TTCTCGGGCTCTGGAGGACTCGGAGGCTGATTCCATCTCCCAGGAGACAGTGGAGGCAGACACCATTCCAGAGGAGAAATATCTCCATGCCAACCAGGCCCTGATTCCACTGGAGTCCTCTGGAACACCGGAAGCAGAAGACAGCTTCCTGTAG
- the LOC139581424 gene encoding platelet-derived growth factor receptor beta-like isoform X2: protein MRTVRVFPIHLTALITAILHFCPEYRCVEISPSNSEVVMTPGDSMIFTCSSWGTVGWRFKRNDDIPYFGVENQNTTSVLILDNVTWRHTGVYVCAEAWTEESREVAVFVPDPEVWFIESSHGMVTKTSEEGTIPCVVTNPQINVTLYETDSDMHLKGVYIPSEGYRAALEDRTYVCRGELNGEEKESQAFYVLSIVVPETIDAYINASKTVLKQGEPLTVNCTVHGVELVFFSWDYPNRDVDFIEPLTDILSSQSMRSCLTVSKATLANTGQYVCHVHESVQDQRATANINITVLERGFVELRSVQERNVSAQLHQNVELRVEIESYPAPRVRWTKDNATVNGDNTVITRQEHETRYVSMLTLVRIRTEQKGLYTVLVANGDDTKEVTFDLEVKVPPQITDLSDHHLPGKRHAVICVAEGVPSPSIQFFSCDSMLKCSNRSTVWQPLVSDPETLSIQTNTSFNESRKVGQVRSQVTFHKPQQVTVRCEASNEGGVRKRDVKLVSSTLFSQVAVLAAVLPLVVILITSIIILIAVWRKPRYEIRWKVIESVSLDGHEYIYVDPIHLPYDLAWEMARDSLVLGRTLGSGAFGRVVEATAYGLGHSQSSTKVAVKMLKSTARRSETQALMSELKIMSHLGPHLNIVNLLGACTKQGPLYLVTEYCRYGDLVDYLHRNKHTFLQYYAEKNQEDSGCRVSGGSTPLSQRKGYVSFGSEFDGGYMDMSKDEPTVYVPMQELKDTIKYTDIQPSPYESPYQHHLYQEQDQTTVDSALVISDCPTLSYSDLIGFSYQVAKGMEFLASKNCVHRDLAARNVLICEGKLVKICDFGLARDIMHDSNYVSKGSTFLPLKWMAPESIFHNLYTTLSDVWSYGILLWEIFTLGGAPYPDLPMNELFYSALKRGYRMAKPNHATDEVYEVMQKCWDEKYERRPEFSFLVHTMGNMLTDSYKKRYCQVNDEFFKRDHPAVVRTKPRLSSHFPTPALTPSTAPATPQDTNPYTLTGDFRPEADGEEASYNDYIIPIPDPKPEEEVCSEADDIPMKSLASSRALEDSEADSISQETVEADTIPEEKYLHANQALIPLESSGTPEAEDSFL, encoded by the exons ATGAGGACTGTCAGAGTGTTCCCTATCCATCTGACAGCCCTAATAACAG CTATTTTGCACTTCTGCCCTGAGTACCGTTGCGTGGAGATCTCCCCTAGCAACAGCGAGGTCGTCATGACACCGGGCGACTCCATGATCTTCACCTGTTCCAGCTGGGGGACAGTCGGATGGAGGTTCAAGCGGAATGACGACATTCCCTATTTTGGAGTGGAGAACCAGAACACAACCAGTGTTCTCATTCTGGACAACGTGACGTGGAGACACACAGGAGTGTACGTCTGTGCTGAGGCTTGGACGGAGGAGTCTAGAGAGGTGGCAGTCTTCGTGCCGG ACCCTGAAGTGTGGTTCATTGAGAGCTCCCACGGCATGGTGACCAAGACCAGCGAGGAGGGGACCATCCCCTGTGTGGTCACCAACCCCCAGATCAACGTCACCCTCTACGAGACGGACAGTGACATGCACCTAAAGGGGGTCTACATCCCCAGTGAGGGCTACAGGGCAGCCCTGGAGGACAGGACCTATGTGTGTCGTGGGGAGCTGAACGGGGAGGAGAAAGAGTCCCAGGCCTTCTACGTCTTAAGTATTGTTG TCCCGGAGACAATCGACGCCTACATCAATGCGTCTAAGACGGTGCTGAAGCAGGGCGAGCCTCTGACAGTGAACTGCACGGTGCACGGAGTGGAGCTGGTCTTCTTCTCCTGGGACTACCCCAACAGAGAC GTGGACTTCATCGAGCCATTGACCGACATCCTGTCGTCCCAGAGCATGCGCTCCTGCCTCACCGTCTCTAAGGCGACGCTGGCCAACACGGGGCAGTACGTGTGTCACGTTCACGAGAGTGTCCAGGACCAGAGGGCCACCGCCAACATCAACATCACCGTCCTCG AGCGAGGCTTCGTGGAGCTGAGGTCTGTCCAGGAGCGTAACGTCTCGGCCCAGCTGCACCAGAACGTAGAGCTGAGGGTTGAGATCGAGTCCTACCCCGCTCCACGTGTTCGCTGGACCAAAGACAACGCCACCGTCAACGGAGACAACACCGTCATCACCAGGCAGGAGCACGAGACCAG GTACGTCAGCATGTTGACCTTGGTGAGGATCAGGACGGAACAGAAGGGACTTTACACTGTTCTCGTCGCCAACGGAGACGACACCAAGGAAGTGACATTTGATCTGGAGGTCAAAG TTCCCCCTCAGATAACAGACCTGTCGGACCACCACCTCCCAGGGAAGAGGCATGCAGTGATCTGTGTGGCCGAGGGGGTCCCCTCCCCCTCCATACAGTTTTTCAGCTGTGACAGCATGCTCAA GTGCAGTAACCGGAGCACAGTGTGGCAGCCCCTGGTGTCAGACCCTGAGACCCTGAGTATCCAGACCAACACCAGTTTCAATGAGAGCCGTAAGGTGGGCCAGGTCCGCAGCCAGGTCACCTTCCACAAGCCCCAGCAGGTGACCGTCCGCTGTGAGGCCAGCAACGAGGGAGGAGTCCGGAAGAGAGACGTCAAACTGGTGTCCAGCA CTCTGTTCTCCCAGGTGGCAGTGTTGGCTGCGGTTCTACCCCTGGTGGTCATCCTCATCACCTCTATCATCATCCTCATCGCTGTGTGGAGGAAG CCTCGCTATGAGATTAGATGGAAGGTGATAGAGTCGGTGAGTCTGGATGGCCATGAGTACATCTACGTCGACCCCATCCACCTGCCCTACGACCTGGCCTGGGAGATGGCCCGAGATAGCCTGGTGCTGG GTCGTACTCTTGGGTCCGGGGCGTTTGGCAGGGTGGTCGAGGCGACTGCCTACGGTCTCGGTCATTCCCAGTCCAGCACGAAAGTGGCGGTGAAAATGCTCAAAT CCACAGCCAGGAGGAGTGAGACCCAGGCTCTGATGTCAGAGCTGAAGATCATGAGCCACCTGGGGCCTCACCTCAACATCGTCAACCTGCTGGGAGCCTGCACCAAACAGG GTCCTCTCTACCTGGTGACAGAGTACTGTCGCTATGGAGACCTGGTGGACTACTTACACAGGAACAAGCACACATTCCTGCAGTACTACGCTGAGAAGAACCAGGAGGACTCTGGTTGCCGCGTCTCTGGAGGGAGCACCCCTCTCAGCCAGAGGAAAGG CTACGTGTCGTTTGGCAGTGAGTTTGACGGTGGCTACATGGACATGAGTAAGGACGAGCCCACGGTGTACGTCCCCATGCAGGAGCTTAAAGACACCATCAAATACACTGACATCCAACCTTCTCCCTATGAGTCGCCCTACCAGCACCACCTTTACCAGGAACAAG ACCAGACCACAGTGGACAGTGCCCTGGTCATCAGTGACTGCCCTACCCTCAGCTATTCTGACCTCATTGGCTTCAGCTACCAGGTGGCCAAGGGCATGGAGTTCCTCGCCTCCAAGAAC TGTGTCCATCGTGACCTGGCCGCCAGGAACGTGTTGATCTGTGAGGGGAAGCTGGTGAAGATCTGTGACTTTGGTCTGGCCAGAGACATCATGCATGACTCCAACTACGTCTCCAAAGGCAGC acGTTCCTTCCTCTTAAGTGGATGGCCCCAGAGAgtattttccataacctgtacaCCACCCTGAGTGATGTGTGGTCCTATGGCATCCTGCTCTGGGAGATCTTCACCCTGG GAGGAGCCCCCTACCCTGATCTGCCCATGAATGAGCTGTTCTACAGTGCCTTAAAGAGAGGATATCGCATGGCCAAACCTAACCACGCCACTGATGAAGT TTATGAAGTCATGCAGAAGTGCTGGGATGAGAAGTACGAGAGGAGGCCAGAGTTCTCTTTTCTGGTGCACACAATGGGGAACATGCTCACAGACAGCTATAAAAAG AGATACTGCCAGGTCAACGATGAGTTCTTCAAGCGTGACCACCCAGCCGTGGTCCGCACCAAACCCAGGCTCTCCTCTCACTTCCccaccccagccctaaccccctcCACCGCCCCTGCCACCCCCCAGGACACCAACCCCTACACCCTCACTGGGGACTTCAGACCGGAGGCAGATGGTGAGGAAGCTTCCTACAACGACTACATCATACCCATCCCGGACCCCAAGCCTGAGGAGGAAGTCTGCTCCGAGGCTGACGACATTCCAATGAAAAGCCTCGCAAG TTCTCGGGCTCTGGAGGACTCGGAGGCTGATTCCATCTCCCAGGAGACAGTGGAGGCAGACACCATTCCAGAGGAGAAATATCTCCATGCCAACCAGGCCCTGATTCCACTGGAGTCCTCTGGAACACCGGAAGCAGAAGACAGCTTCCTGTAG
- the LOC139581424 gene encoding platelet-derived growth factor receptor beta-like isoform X3, with translation MRTVRVFPIHLTALITAILHFCPEYRCVEISPSNSEVVMTPGDSMIFTCSSWGTVGWRFKRNDDIPYFGVENQNTTSVLILDNVTWRHTGVYVCAEAWTEESREVAVFVPDPEVWFIESSHGMVTKTSEEGTIPCVVTNPQINVTLYETDSDMHLKGVYIPSEGYRAALEDRTYVCRGELNGEEKESQAFYVLSIVVPETIDAYINASKTVLKQGEPLTVNCTVHGVELVFFSWDYPNRDVDFIEPLTDILSSQSMRSCLTVSKATLANTGQYVCHVHESVQDQRATANINITVLERGFVELRSVQERNVSAQLHQNVELRVEIESYPAPRVRWTKDNATVNGDNTVITRQEHETRYVSMLTLVRIRTEQKGLYTVLVANGDDTKEVTFDLEVKVPPQITDLSDHHLPGKRHAVICVAEGVPSPSIQFFSCDSMLKCSNRSTVWQPLVSDPETLSIQTNTSFNESRKVGQVRSQVTFHKPQQVTVRCEASNEGGVRKRDVKLVSSTLFSQVAVLAAVLPLVVILITSIIILIAVWRKKPRYEIRWKVIESVSLDGHEYIYVDPIHLPYDLAWEMARDSLVLGRTLGSGAFGRVVEATAYGLGHSQSSTKVAVKMLKSTARRSETQALMSELKIMSHLGPHLNIVNLLGACTKQGPLYLVTEYCRYGDLVDYLHRNKHTFLQYYAEKNQEDSGCRVSGGSTPLSQRKGYVSFGSEFDGGYMDMSKDEPTVYVPMQELKDTIKYTDIQPSPYESPYQHHLYQEQDQTTVDSALVISDCPTLSYSDLIGFSYQVAKGMEFLASKNCVHRDLAARNVLICEGKLVKICDFGLARDIMHDSNYVSKGSTFLPLKWMAPESIFHNLYTTLSDVWSYGILLWEIFTLGGAPYPDLPMNELFYSALKRGYRMAKPNHATDEVYEVMQKCWDEKYERRPEFSFLVHTMGNMLTDSYKKDTNPYTLTGDFRPEADGEEASYNDYIIPIPDPKPEEEVCSEADDIPMKSLASSRALEDSEADSISQETVEADTIPEEKYLHANQALIPLESSGTPEAEDSFL, from the exons ATGAGGACTGTCAGAGTGTTCCCTATCCATCTGACAGCCCTAATAACAG CTATTTTGCACTTCTGCCCTGAGTACCGTTGCGTGGAGATCTCCCCTAGCAACAGCGAGGTCGTCATGACACCGGGCGACTCCATGATCTTCACCTGTTCCAGCTGGGGGACAGTCGGATGGAGGTTCAAGCGGAATGACGACATTCCCTATTTTGGAGTGGAGAACCAGAACACAACCAGTGTTCTCATTCTGGACAACGTGACGTGGAGACACACAGGAGTGTACGTCTGTGCTGAGGCTTGGACGGAGGAGTCTAGAGAGGTGGCAGTCTTCGTGCCGG ACCCTGAAGTGTGGTTCATTGAGAGCTCCCACGGCATGGTGACCAAGACCAGCGAGGAGGGGACCATCCCCTGTGTGGTCACCAACCCCCAGATCAACGTCACCCTCTACGAGACGGACAGTGACATGCACCTAAAGGGGGTCTACATCCCCAGTGAGGGCTACAGGGCAGCCCTGGAGGACAGGACCTATGTGTGTCGTGGGGAGCTGAACGGGGAGGAGAAAGAGTCCCAGGCCTTCTACGTCTTAAGTATTGTTG TCCCGGAGACAATCGACGCCTACATCAATGCGTCTAAGACGGTGCTGAAGCAGGGCGAGCCTCTGACAGTGAACTGCACGGTGCACGGAGTGGAGCTGGTCTTCTTCTCCTGGGACTACCCCAACAGAGAC GTGGACTTCATCGAGCCATTGACCGACATCCTGTCGTCCCAGAGCATGCGCTCCTGCCTCACCGTCTCTAAGGCGACGCTGGCCAACACGGGGCAGTACGTGTGTCACGTTCACGAGAGTGTCCAGGACCAGAGGGCCACCGCCAACATCAACATCACCGTCCTCG AGCGAGGCTTCGTGGAGCTGAGGTCTGTCCAGGAGCGTAACGTCTCGGCCCAGCTGCACCAGAACGTAGAGCTGAGGGTTGAGATCGAGTCCTACCCCGCTCCACGTGTTCGCTGGACCAAAGACAACGCCACCGTCAACGGAGACAACACCGTCATCACCAGGCAGGAGCACGAGACCAG GTACGTCAGCATGTTGACCTTGGTGAGGATCAGGACGGAACAGAAGGGACTTTACACTGTTCTCGTCGCCAACGGAGACGACACCAAGGAAGTGACATTTGATCTGGAGGTCAAAG TTCCCCCTCAGATAACAGACCTGTCGGACCACCACCTCCCAGGGAAGAGGCATGCAGTGATCTGTGTGGCCGAGGGGGTCCCCTCCCCCTCCATACAGTTTTTCAGCTGTGACAGCATGCTCAA GTGCAGTAACCGGAGCACAGTGTGGCAGCCCCTGGTGTCAGACCCTGAGACCCTGAGTATCCAGACCAACACCAGTTTCAATGAGAGCCGTAAGGTGGGCCAGGTCCGCAGCCAGGTCACCTTCCACAAGCCCCAGCAGGTGACCGTCCGCTGTGAGGCCAGCAACGAGGGAGGAGTCCGGAAGAGAGACGTCAAACTGGTGTCCAGCA CTCTGTTCTCCCAGGTGGCAGTGTTGGCTGCGGTTCTACCCCTGGTGGTCATCCTCATCACCTCTATCATCATCCTCATCGCTGTGTGGAGGAAG AAGCCTCGCTATGAGATTAGATGGAAGGTGATAGAGTCGGTGAGTCTGGATGGCCATGAGTACATCTACGTCGACCCCATCCACCTGCCCTACGACCTGGCCTGGGAGATGGCCCGAGATAGCCTGGTGCTGG GTCGTACTCTTGGGTCCGGGGCGTTTGGCAGGGTGGTCGAGGCGACTGCCTACGGTCTCGGTCATTCCCAGTCCAGCACGAAAGTGGCGGTGAAAATGCTCAAAT CCACAGCCAGGAGGAGTGAGACCCAGGCTCTGATGTCAGAGCTGAAGATCATGAGCCACCTGGGGCCTCACCTCAACATCGTCAACCTGCTGGGAGCCTGCACCAAACAGG GTCCTCTCTACCTGGTGACAGAGTACTGTCGCTATGGAGACCTGGTGGACTACTTACACAGGAACAAGCACACATTCCTGCAGTACTACGCTGAGAAGAACCAGGAGGACTCTGGTTGCCGCGTCTCTGGAGGGAGCACCCCTCTCAGCCAGAGGAAAGG CTACGTGTCGTTTGGCAGTGAGTTTGACGGTGGCTACATGGACATGAGTAAGGACGAGCCCACGGTGTACGTCCCCATGCAGGAGCTTAAAGACACCATCAAATACACTGACATCCAACCTTCTCCCTATGAGTCGCCCTACCAGCACCACCTTTACCAGGAACAAG ACCAGACCACAGTGGACAGTGCCCTGGTCATCAGTGACTGCCCTACCCTCAGCTATTCTGACCTCATTGGCTTCAGCTACCAGGTGGCCAAGGGCATGGAGTTCCTCGCCTCCAAGAAC TGTGTCCATCGTGACCTGGCCGCCAGGAACGTGTTGATCTGTGAGGGGAAGCTGGTGAAGATCTGTGACTTTGGTCTGGCCAGAGACATCATGCATGACTCCAACTACGTCTCCAAAGGCAGC acGTTCCTTCCTCTTAAGTGGATGGCCCCAGAGAgtattttccataacctgtacaCCACCCTGAGTGATGTGTGGTCCTATGGCATCCTGCTCTGGGAGATCTTCACCCTGG GAGGAGCCCCCTACCCTGATCTGCCCATGAATGAGCTGTTCTACAGTGCCTTAAAGAGAGGATATCGCATGGCCAAACCTAACCACGCCACTGATGAAGT TTATGAAGTCATGCAGAAGTGCTGGGATGAGAAGTACGAGAGGAGGCCAGAGTTCTCTTTTCTGGTGCACACAATGGGGAACATGCTCACAGACAGCTATAAAAAG GACACCAACCCCTACACCCTCACTGGGGACTTCAGACCGGAGGCAGATGGTGAGGAAGCTTCCTACAACGACTACATCATACCCATCCCGGACCCCAAGCCTGAGGAGGAAGTCTGCTCCGAGGCTGACGACATTCCAATGAAAAGCCTCGCAAG TTCTCGGGCTCTGGAGGACTCGGAGGCTGATTCCATCTCCCAGGAGACAGTGGAGGCAGACACCATTCCAGAGGAGAAATATCTCCATGCCAACCAGGCCCTGATTCCACTGGAGTCCTCTGGAACACCGGAAGCAGAAGACAGCTTCCTGTAG